One segment of Nostoc piscinale CENA21 DNA contains the following:
- a CDS encoding AMP-binding protein: MNLPLMTRAAAHKEKPAIIADTGVFTYQDLLQASVKIAANLLQNAADLQEQRVAFLIPSGFEYVATQWGIWRAGGIAVPLCISHPRPELEYVISNSAASVIIAHPQYEEILHPIATAHNLRFILTSEALPNHIVNLPEIEITRRALILYTSGTTGKPKGVVTTHHNIQAQVTSLITAWEWTSSDRILHVLPLHHIHGIINVLTCALWAGAECLMLNKFDAEVVWNRICGGDLTLFMAVPTIYVKLIAVWESATVERQQIMTAGCKKNAPDGFWFRRFTSTGFRKMAKYKRSFSARTLWND, from the coding sequence GTGAATCTCCCTTTAATGACTCGTGCGGCAGCACATAAAGAAAAACCAGCGATTATTGCAGATACAGGAGTATTTACATATCAAGATTTGCTACAAGCTTCCGTTAAAATAGCAGCAAATTTGTTACAAAATGCAGCAGATTTACAAGAACAACGAGTTGCTTTTTTGATTCCGTCTGGGTTTGAGTATGTAGCGACACAGTGGGGAATTTGGCGGGCTGGTGGGATAGCTGTACCTCTGTGTATTTCCCACCCAAGACCAGAATTAGAATATGTAATTAGCAATTCAGCAGCATCGGTGATTATTGCCCATCCGCAGTATGAGGAGATATTACATCCAATTGCAACTGCACACAATCTCAGATTTATCCTAACTTCCGAAGCACTACCAAATCATATTGTTAATCTACCAGAAATAGAAATTACTCGACGTGCTTTAATTCTCTACACCAGTGGGACAACAGGCAAACCAAAGGGTGTGGTGACAACTCATCACAATATTCAAGCGCAAGTTACCAGTTTAATTACAGCTTGGGAATGGACATCAAGCGATCGCATCTTACACGTACTCCCATTACATCATATTCATGGCATTATTAACGTCCTCACCTGCGCTTTGTGGGCTGGCGCGGAATGTCTTATGTTAAATAAATTCGATGCGGAAGTTGTGTGGAATCGCATTTGCGGTGGTGACTTAACTTTATTTATGGCAGTCCCCACAATTTATGTAAAATTAATTGCAGTTTGGGAAAGCGCCACTGTTGAACGCCAACAAATTATGACCGCAGGTTGTAAAAAAAATGCGCCTGATGGTTTCTGGTTCCGCCGCTTTACCAGTACAGGTTTTAGAAAAATGGCAAAATATAAGCGGTCATTTTCTGCTAGAACGTTATGGAATGACTGA
- a CDS encoding ATP-grasp domain-containing protein — protein MIQKAFIQENGNGRMEPEMADLLAELDHRGILVETFTEKRLHRRQLPLAVDTLVAGYIPVVLGALRQLGIDLPNLCDCPQCLQAFLYRQIWQSTVGQIIQQIYDDHAPIFAKPQNRKKQFTGHVFASPSDLMYLQGTSHRTPVYCSEVVEWLSEYRVFVIRGEIVGIKHYWGNPSVSIDLSVITEAVQLLNVFGEGTAAYGIDFGVLSDGVTALIEWNDGFALGSYGLDKSLYTDLVLIRWCELTGVLI, from the coding sequence ATGATTCAGAAAGCATTTATCCAAGAAAACGGTAATGGACGAATGGAACCGGAAATGGCTGATTTATTGGCAGAGTTAGATCACCGAGGAATTCTGGTCGAGACTTTTACCGAAAAACGTTTACACAGACGACAGCTACCATTGGCTGTTGATACATTAGTTGCTGGTTATATCCCAGTAGTCTTAGGCGCATTACGACAGTTAGGTATAGATTTGCCAAATCTGTGCGACTGTCCCCAGTGTTTGCAAGCATTTCTATATCGGCAAATTTGGCAAAGCACAGTTGGGCAGATTATTCAGCAAATTTATGATGATCATGCACCCATATTTGCTAAACCTCAAAATCGCAAAAAGCAATTTACAGGTCATGTATTTGCCTCACCCAGCGATTTAATGTATTTACAAGGAACATCTCACCGTACACCTGTGTATTGTTCTGAGGTTGTTGAGTGGTTGTCAGAGTATCGGGTTTTTGTAATTCGTGGTGAGATTGTGGGAATTAAACATTACTGGGGAAATCCTTCTGTATCAATTGATTTAAGTGTGATTACAGAAGCAGTGCAGTTGTTAAACGTTTTTGGTGAAGGAACTGCTGCTTATGGAATTGATTTTGGTGTTTTGTCAGATGGTGTTACGGCGCTGATTGAGTGGAATGATGGTTTTGCTTTGGGTAGCTATGGTTTAGATAAGTCTTTGTATACAGACTTAGTTTTGATTCGTTGGTGTGAACTGACTGGAGTACTCATTTAA
- a CDS encoding RNA polymerase sigma factor, RpoD/SigA family, with protein MKYLSDKSIEVSNTNKKSLSQADLVRSYLHEIGRIPLLSHEQEIKFGKQVQQMMNLLAAKEKLTVHLQRQPTQSEWAEYVHLSEAELLQQEKQGYQAKEKMIKANLRLVVSIAKKYQKRNLDFLDLIQEGSLGLERGVEKFEPQRGYKFSTYAYWWIRQAITRAIAEQARTIRLPIHITEKLNKIKRTQRELAQKLGRTPTTVDIAQALSLEPQQVRDYLLLARQPLSLELRVGPERDTELSNMLEDESISPESYADQSFLKQNIQDLLLKLTPQQREILTLRFGLTGGNILSLSQIGEQMGISRERVRQIELQALSTLRRHKDKIRGYLAS; from the coding sequence ATGAAATACCTTTCTGATAAATCCATTGAAGTAAGCAATACAAACAAAAAATCATTGTCTCAGGCTGATTTGGTGCGTAGTTATCTGCATGAAATTGGACGTATACCTTTATTAAGTCATGAACAAGAAATCAAATTTGGCAAGCAAGTTCAACAAATGATGAATTTATTGGCTGCCAAGGAAAAATTAACTGTGCATTTACAACGCCAACCAACACAGTCAGAATGGGCGGAATATGTCCATCTGAGTGAAGCAGAACTATTGCAACAAGAAAAGCAAGGATATCAAGCCAAAGAAAAAATGATTAAGGCTAATCTGCGGCTGGTTGTTTCGATCGCCAAGAAATATCAAAAACGCAATTTAGATTTTCTGGATTTAATTCAAGAAGGAAGCTTAGGTTTAGAAAGAGGTGTTGAGAAGTTTGAACCTCAAAGGGGATACAAATTTTCTACTTATGCTTATTGGTGGATTCGTCAGGCAATCACAAGAGCGATCGCAGAACAAGCACGCACTATTCGCCTACCAATTCATATTACAGAAAAACTCAATAAAATTAAACGCACTCAACGGGAATTAGCACAAAAATTAGGTCGTACTCCTACCACCGTTGACATCGCCCAAGCATTATCTTTAGAACCGCAACAAGTTCGAGATTATCTGCTGTTAGCACGCCAACCCCTGTCTTTAGAATTACGGGTCGGCCCCGAAAGAGATACAGAATTATCTAATATGCTAGAAGATGAAAGCATATCTCCTGAATCCTACGCCGACCAAAGTTTTCTCAAACAAAATATTCAAGATTTACTGTTAAAATTAACTCCTCAGCAACGAGAAATATTAACCTTAAGATTTGGCTTGACAGGCGGAAATATCCTATCTTTATCTCAGATTGGCGAACAGATGGGTATTAGTCGAGAACGAGTACGACAAATAGAACTGCAAGCTTTAAGCACTCTACGCCGACATAAAGATAAAATCAGAGGCTATTTAGCTAGTTGA